The following are encoded together in the Lactuca sativa cultivar Salinas chromosome 1, Lsat_Salinas_v11, whole genome shotgun sequence genome:
- the LOC111908290 gene encoding patatin-like protein 2, with protein sequence MASKKATSGQGDLITILSIDGGGVRGIIPSVILDFLETELQKLDGENARLADYFDVISGTSTGGLVTAMLTSPNDEKRPIFAAKDITNFYLEHCPKIFPQHKWNPFAPVEKALKALSGPRYDGVYLHRLVREILGNTRLHESLTNVVIPTFDIKRLQPVIFSTYQLKKNPSLDVMLADICIGTSAAPTYLPCHTFRNQDSEGNLIGEFDLIDGGVTANNPTLVAINEVTQEIKGGIKTGGFLVLSLGTGSPKFIEKYDGNTSSHWGVVGWLVGGGSIPLIDVFTQASSGIADYHTSTFLQALHLEGKYLRIQDDTLTGDVASMDLATTKNLEDLVQVGKELLQKPPTLGMGKQPFSDSSTNEKALIRFAKMLSEEKIKREHNNSREVQINASVSRRTGMYLRAVSRSLPNLQQITT encoded by the exons ATGGCCTCCAAAAAAGCAACATCAGGACAGGGAgatcttataaccatactaagcaTTGATGGAGGTGGAGTGCGGGGGATAATTCCGAGTGTTATACTCGACTTCCTAGAAACCGAACTTCAG AAATTGGATGGCGAGAATGCTAGGTTGGCGGATTATTTCGATGTGATTTCTGGAACAAGCACCGGAGGACTAGTGACAGCAATGTTAACCTCCCCTAATGACGAAAAGCGACCTATATTCGCAGCCAAGGATATCACAAACTTCTATCTCGAACATTGTCCTAAGATCTTTCCACAACATAAGT GGAATCCGTTTGCTCCTGTTGAAAAAGCGTTGAAAGCTCTATCTGGTCCAAGGTACGATGGAGTCTATCTTCATAGACTTGTTCGAGAAATACTGGGGAACACACgtctccatgaatcactaacgAATGTCGTGATCCCAACTTTCGATATCAAACGCTTGCAGCCAGTCATCTTCTCAACTTACCag CTGAAGAAAAACCCAAGTCTAGATGTGATGTTGGCAGATATATGCATTGGAACATCAGCGGCGCCAACTTATCTTCCTTGCCATACTTTTAGAAACCAAGATTCTGAAGGGAATCTAATTGGAGAGTTCGATCTCATTGATGGCGGGGTGACTGCTAATAATCCG ACTTTAGTCGCAATAAATGAAGTGACACAGGAGATAAAAGGAGGCATTAAAACAGGCGGTTTTCTAGTATTGTCATTGGGGACAGGCTCACCAAAATTCATCGAGAAGTATGACGGTAATACATCGTCTCATTGGGGTGTTGTCGGGTGGCTGGTGGGTGGTGGCTCGATTCCACTGATAGATGTATTTACTCAAGCAAGTAGTGGAATAGCCGATTATCATACCTCGACTTTCTTGCAAGCCCTTCATTTGGAGGGGAAGTATCTTCGAATTCAG GATGACACATTAACAGGAGACGTTGCTTCGATGGATCTGGCAACAACAAAAAACTTAGAGGATCTAGTTCAAGTTGGCAAAGAATTATTGCAAAAACCTCCAACGTTAGGCATGGGCAAACAACCTTTTTCTGATAGCAGTACCAACGAAAAAGCTCTAATACG GTTTGCGAAAATGCTGTCAGAGGAAAAGATTAAGAGAGAACACAACAA